A part of Arthrobacter dokdonellae genomic DNA contains:
- a CDS encoding polysaccharide deacetylase family protein, producing the protein MPRHMRTIPNTARWITLAVVVVLAALAVGVLRVAAGTTTPAGTSATTAPTAPSWTTTAAGAVSATQAPASSAPSALDPTTGRHSTLGGLVPDYTLPPIEDGMVPVITKIPTQQKVVFLTIDDGAVKRASDLALLERNGIKASLFLAHTFIAGHAGFYQAYLDAGYLIEDHTMTHNLGFINLPYPQVKAEICGMADYEEKYFGRRPVLFRPPGGPYTQAVRRAAAECGMKAIVDWEAKANARSMQYQVGQALRPGDIVLMHFRPELPADLAAFIRAQKAAGLKVVLLEDYLGVK; encoded by the coding sequence ATGCCCCGCCATATGCGCACCATCCCGAACACGGCCCGCTGGATTACGCTCGCCGTGGTGGTGGTGCTCGCCGCGCTCGCCGTGGGCGTCCTGCGCGTTGCCGCCGGAACCACGACGCCGGCCGGCACCTCCGCGACCACCGCGCCGACGGCACCGTCCTGGACCACGACGGCGGCCGGGGCCGTGAGCGCAACGCAGGCTCCGGCGTCGTCCGCGCCCTCAGCCCTGGATCCGACGACGGGGCGGCACAGCACCTTGGGCGGGCTGGTGCCGGACTATACGCTGCCGCCCATTGAGGACGGCATGGTCCCGGTCATCACCAAGATCCCCACGCAACAAAAGGTGGTGTTCCTGACCATTGACGACGGGGCGGTGAAGCGGGCATCCGACCTGGCGCTGCTGGAGCGGAACGGCATCAAGGCGTCGCTGTTTTTGGCGCACACCTTCATTGCCGGGCACGCGGGCTTCTACCAGGCCTATCTCGACGCCGGATACCTCATCGAGGACCACACGATGACCCACAACCTGGGCTTCATCAACCTCCCGTACCCGCAGGTCAAGGCCGAGATCTGCGGCATGGCGGACTATGAGGAAAAGTACTTCGGCCGGCGTCCCGTCCTCTTCCGTCCACCGGGAGGCCCGTACACGCAGGCCGTGCGCAGGGCCGCCGCGGAGTGCGGCATGAAAGCGATTGTGGACTGGGAGGCGAAGGCCAACGCGCGGTCCATGCAGTACCAGGTGGGCCAGGCACTGCGCCCGGGGGACATCGTACTGATGCACTTCCGGCCAGAATTGCCCGCGGACCTGGCGGCGTTCATCAGGGCGCAGAAGGCGGCCGGGCTGAAGGTTGTGCTGCTGGAGGACTACCTGGGCGTGAAGTAA
- a CDS encoding cobalamin-independent methionine synthase II family protein, which yields MALNTDHIRTTHAGSLPRTPALLAANAEREAGGDTDEYQALLADSVVDIVARQQAAGIDIPNDGEYGHTMSNAVDYGAWWNYSFGRLGGLEATTVDRWADDEAHRSTPGNVVLTSFPDRRDRQKFNEAYSDPASGILAHRKATTQPKIVGPLTYTGHAQVASDVANLGKGLASAGLTEGFMAALSPGSCARLANEYYATDEELLYACADAMREEYKAIIGAGLTVQLDDPSLAESWDQVNPEPALADYKKFIQLRVEATNYALRGLPEDKIRLHVCWGSWHGPHTTDIPFADILDEVLAIQAGAYSFEAANVRHEHEWKIWQDARLPEGKSIIPGVVSHATNVVEHPELVADRIERFASVVGREAVIASTDCGLGGRVHPQIAAAKLEALGQGAEIASRRLWKGPRRR from the coding sequence GTGGCTTTAAACACCGACCACATCCGCACCACCCACGCCGGCTCGCTGCCCCGCACCCCTGCCCTGCTGGCCGCCAACGCCGAACGGGAGGCCGGCGGCGACACCGACGAATACCAAGCCCTGCTTGCGGATTCCGTGGTGGACATCGTTGCCCGGCAGCAGGCCGCCGGCATCGACATTCCCAATGACGGCGAGTACGGCCACACCATGTCCAACGCCGTCGACTACGGCGCCTGGTGGAACTACTCGTTCGGCCGCCTCGGTGGGCTGGAGGCAACCACCGTGGACCGTTGGGCCGACGACGAAGCGCACCGATCCACGCCCGGCAACGTGGTGCTGACTTCCTTTCCGGACCGTCGAGACCGACAGAAATTCAACGAGGCCTACAGCGACCCGGCCTCCGGCATCCTGGCCCATCGCAAGGCCACGACGCAGCCGAAGATTGTCGGACCGCTGACCTACACGGGACACGCACAGGTCGCCTCCGACGTTGCCAACCTGGGCAAGGGACTTGCCTCCGCCGGCCTGACGGAGGGGTTCATGGCAGCGTTGTCACCCGGCTCCTGCGCCCGGCTGGCCAACGAGTATTACGCCACCGACGAGGAACTGCTCTACGCCTGCGCGGACGCCATGCGCGAGGAGTACAAGGCGATCATCGGCGCCGGCCTGACGGTCCAGCTCGACGATCCCTCGCTGGCCGAGAGCTGGGACCAGGTCAACCCGGAACCGGCCCTCGCCGATTACAAGAAGTTCATCCAACTGCGGGTCGAGGCCACCAACTACGCCCTCCGGGGACTTCCCGAGGACAAGATCCGCCTCCACGTGTGCTGGGGCTCATGGCACGGCCCACACACCACGGACATCCCCTTCGCCGACATTCTCGACGAGGTGCTCGCCATCCAAGCGGGCGCCTATTCCTTCGAGGCCGCCAATGTCCGGCACGAACATGAATGGAAAATCTGGCAGGACGCCAGGCTGCCGGAAGGCAAATCCATCATCCCCGGCGTGGTTTCCCATGCGACGAACGTGGTGGAACACCCGGAACTCGTGGCGGACCGTATCGAGCGCTTCGCCTCGGTGGTGGGCCGCGAGGCCGTCATCGCATCCACCGACTGCGGCCTGGGCGGCCGCGTCCACCCGCAGATCGCGGCGGCCAAGCTGGAGGCGCTGGGGCAGGGCGCGGAAATAGCCTCACGCCGACTCTGGAAAGGACCTAGGCGACGCTGA
- a CDS encoding CoA-binding protein, whose translation MSHVNDPAVIHRLLTTPARWAVVGLSNNPLRAAVGVSLFLQQHLGQEIIPVNLSGDDVHGVKGYRTLAEIPGAIDVVDCFVNSTKVGAVVDQAIAVGAKAVWLQVGVVDEAAAQRAADAGLDVVMDTCPKIQAAAIGL comes from the coding sequence ATGAGCCATGTCAACGATCCCGCGGTCATCCACCGCCTGCTGACCACGCCCGCCCGCTGGGCGGTGGTCGGGCTGTCCAACAACCCGCTGCGGGCGGCGGTGGGTGTGTCGTTGTTCCTGCAGCAGCACCTGGGACAGGAAATCATTCCGGTCAACCTGTCGGGCGACGACGTCCACGGGGTCAAGGGCTACAGGACCCTCGCCGAGATTCCAGGAGCAATTGACGTCGTCGACTGTTTTGTGAACTCCACCAAGGTGGGCGCGGTGGTGGACCAGGCCATCGCCGTCGGCGCCAAGGCGGTCTGGCTGCAAGTGGGGGTCGTCGACGAGGCCGCGGCACAGCGGGCGGCCGACGCCGGCCTGGACGTGGTCATGGACACCTGCCCCAAAATACAGGCCGCCGCCATCGGCCTGTAA